In one window of Planctomycetota bacterium DNA:
- a CDS encoding Ig-like domain-containing protein, producing the protein MRNRIWTAGIVLALFAGVMMLGYAGCGGGGGGSDSGSSAPDTTPPTVSSKGPAANATGIAFNTVITVTFSEAMSATTVTTGTFTLSGVAGTVICVGAAATFTPSAALADLTVYTATITTGVTDSAGNALAVDYTWSFTTGQAWRTPVLVETDNAGDAGGPQIAVDANGNALAVWRRDGTTANIWANRYVSGTGWATAGPIETGTVYANSPQIAVDASGNAFVVWEQSDGTRYNIWSNRYVEHVQKHFYRTALSGKQ; encoded by the coding sequence ATGAGAAACAGAATATGGACGGCCGGGATAGTCCTGGCCTTGTTTGCCGGCGTAATGATGCTGGGTTACGCGGGTTGCGGCGGCGGCGGCGGCGGTTCGGACAGCGGTTCGAGCGCGCCTGATACCACTCCGCCGACTGTCTCATCCAAGGGGCCGGCGGCTAACGCCACCGGCATCGCGTTCAATACCGTCATTACCGTCACATTCAGCGAGGCGATGAGTGCCACGACCGTTACCACAGGCACATTTACGCTCAGCGGGGTAGCCGGAACGGTTATCTGCGTAGGCGCCGCCGCCACTTTTACGCCATCGGCCGCCTTGGCCGATTTAACTGTTTACACGGCCACCATAACCACCGGGGTAACGGATTCGGCCGGCAATGCCCTGGCCGTTGATTACACCTGGAGTTTTACCACCGGGCAGGCGTGGCGCACACCAGTGCTCGTAGAGACAGACAATGCAGGTGATGCCGGTGGCCCCCAGATTGCGGTTGATGCCAATGGCAATGCCCTGGCGGTCTGGAGGCGGGACGGCACAACGGCCAATATCTGGGCTAATAGGTATGTCTCCGGCACGGGCTGGGCCACGGCTGGACCTATTGAAACCGGAACCGTATATGCCAATTCCCCCCAGATTGCGGTTGATGCCAGCGGCAATGCCTTCGTGGTCTGGGAGCAGTCGGACGGCACAAGATACAATATCTGGTCCAATAGGTATGTGGAGCATGTCCAAAAACACTTTTACAGAACCGCACTAAGCGGTAAACAGTGA